A stretch of Eriocheir sinensis breed Jianghai 21 chromosome 68, ASM2467909v1, whole genome shotgun sequence DNA encodes these proteins:
- the LOC126988297 gene encoding uncharacterized protein LOC126988297, whose amino-acid sequence MIDLIVCITLFIMLSWVKEVLAHVNQREKSRSNGSVVSTISGSGEEPECAEDCLHLLVEEFHKTNNDDHTRHLMLPTPPPSTSPSAPPSSHHSPSPPPPLSTRLSGAPALRPPHVYPALPPCSPPRPCSPPPTPSNTRPTPPSSMPSLSLLGSPTSRNTIANALSIPEPEMPLGSQQSPPVSGEDSSVGQENQSEDALQAAAGDLLGPTVEETSYPSCFLTAALTSAIGQLVTVLDEKYVLVRAMGKVLMVSLNAGSCNIPLCRLVWRAGQPVPLIELPDSTFVEVDAVVCPESKKLHAAVIWQDTKPKRCLQLLDDTYLFLDSRNVTCWPSFEDILAKKLTVLGFDGTIVTAEVCDAVVFIGQAKATLVELLQHNLEQCNATVYKVLEGTGGGRVLYVCTCVWVGQKPPTSSLPMVINRQTLYTKEYHGFYTKTKKKVTLCLDVDASLCVSDGTATLQVDLDGSRRSLKATYPLGLEPGCQEAGETTRVSVHVSKGNPVAFSAVMIKPPDSTALGSILNEMPPWDLSKAALHCPSGSKDRPMKVCKSASAGNNAEDQQVRVSSSLKASAPVAQKASVPAAQNTPNTNAQNTTNTAAQNTTNTAAQNTTNTAAQNTTNTAAQNTTNTAAQNTPNTAAQNTTNTAAQNTTNTAAQNTTNTAAQNTPNTAAQNTTNTAAQNTPNTAAQNTTNTAAQNTPNTAAQNTTNTAAQNTTNTAAQNTPNTAAQNTTNTAAQNTTNTAAKHH is encoded by the exons ATGATAGAC CTCATCGTCTGCATTACCCTCTTCATCATGCTGTCGTGGGTCAAGGAAGTGCTGGCCCACGTGAACCAAAGAGAGAAGAGTCGCTCAAACGGCAGTGTGGTCAGCACGATCAGCGGCAGCGGGGAGGAGCCGGAGTGTGCGGAAGATTGCCTGCACTTACTTGTGGAGGAATTTCATAAAACAAACAACGATGATCACACCCGTCACTTGATGCTCCCAACACCGCCTCCATCGACATCACCATCAGCGCCGCCGTCAAGCCAtcactccccttcaccaccacctcccttatCCACCCGCCTCTCAGGTGCCCCAGCCTTGCGGCCACCTCACGTGTACCCAGCGCTGCCACCATGCAGCCCGCCAAGGCCTTGCAGCCCGCCACCCACACCCTCCAACACTCGGCCGACGCCACCCTCAAGCATGCCCTCCCTGAGTCTGCTAGGGTCACCTACCTCACGGAATACCATTGCCAATGCGCTATCAATCCCCGAACCTGAAATGCCTTTGGGTAGCCAGCAGAGCCCGCCAGTGTCTGGTGAGGACTCTAGTGTTGGGCAAGAGAACCAGAGCGAGGACGCCCTGCAGGCAGCTGCAGGCGACTTGTTGGGTCCTACAGTCGAAGAGACTTCATATCCGTCCTGCTTCCTGACAGCCGCGCTCACGAGTGCCATTGGTCAATTGGTCACGGTGCTTGACGAGAAATATGTGCTAGTCAGGGCAATGGGAAAGGTGCTGATGGTGTCCTTGAATGCTGGTTCTTGCAATATCCCGCTCTGCAGGCTGGTCTGGCGAGCGGGCCAGCCGGTGCCTCTCATCGAACTTCCGGACTCTACTTTCGTCGAGGTAGACGCCGTTGTGTGCCCTGAGAGCAAGAAGCTGCACGCAGCGGTGATTTGGCAAGACACTAAGCCCAAGAGATGCCTACAGCTGCTCGACGACACTTACTTGTTCTTGGACAGCCGAAACGTCACATGCTGGCCAAGTTTCGAGGACATACTCGCCAAGAAACTAACCGTTCTAGGGTTTGACGGAACCATCGTTACAGCAGAAGTTTGTGATGCCGTTGTCTTCATAGGACAGGCAAAGGCCACGCTGGTCGAGCTGCTGCAGCATAATCTCGAACAGTGTAACGCCACGGTGTACAAAGTGTTGGAGGGGACGGGCGGCGGGCGGGTCCTGtatgtgtgcacgtgtgtgtgggtgggacaAAAACCACCCACAAGCAGCCTGCCGATGGTGATAAACAGGCAGACGCTGTATACCAAAGAATATCACGGCTTTTACACTAAGACCAAGAAAAAAGTCACCCTTTGTCTTGACGTGGACGCTAGCCTTTGTGTCTCGGATGGCACAGCAACCCTTCAGGTGGATCTGGACGGGTCCCGGAGGTCCCTGAAGGCCACTTATCCACTGGGCCTGGAGCCTGGCTGCCAGGAAGCGGGCGAGACTACGAGAGTCAGTGTCCACGTCAGCAAGGGGAATCCGGTGGCGTTCTCTGCAGTTATGATTAAGCCTCCTGACTCGACAGCTCTTGGTTCGATCTTGAATGAGATGCCGCCGTGGGATCTTTCAAAAGCAGCACTTCACTGTCCTTCAGGCTCCAAAGACAGACCAATGAAGGTCTGCAAAAGCGCTTCAGCTGGGAATAATGCCGAGGACCAGCAGGTTAGGGTTTCATCCTCTCTAAAGGCCAGTGCTCCGGTGGCACAGAAGGCTAGTGTCCCAGCTGCACAAAACACCCCTAATACAAATGCACAAAACACCACTAATACAGCTGCACAAAACACCACTAATACAGCTGCACAAAACACCACTAATACAGCTGCACAAAACACCACTAATACAGCTGCACAAAACACCACTAATACAGCTGCACAAAACACCCCTAATACAGCTGCACAAAACACCACTAATACAGCTGCACAAAACACCACTAATACAGCTGCACAAAACACCACTAATACAGCTGCACAAAACACCCCTAATACAGCTGCACAAAACACCACTAATACAGCTGCACAAAACACCCCTAATACAGCTGCACAAAACACCACTAATACAGCTGCACAAAACACCCCTAATACAGCTGCACAAAACACCACTAATACAGCTGCACAAAACACCACTAATACAGCTGCACAAAACACCCCTAATACAGCTGCACAAAACACCACTAATACAGCTGCACAAAACACCACTAATACAGCTGCAAAACACCACTAA